The Hyalangium minutum genome has a segment encoding these proteins:
- a CDS encoding sigma-70 family RNA polymerase sigma factor has translation MTEGDAVEEGLARLFEVGREAWPSLPLPFEVFVRHVMCHLPKRNPPERLLPALHGADLYLACACKEGVPGAASAFQASHGATVEAALRGRNVPPDERGELTQAFWEKLLVGQQGVPAKIGDYSGRGPLGGWVRVAAVRAALNYHEQKKSDPLGARAPMDAQREPTTQDPELDFLKAHYRDEVQQALKDALAGLEADERNVLRLHFLDGLSTERIATVYGVHRATVARWVTRGREALLTGTHQLLMERMRIGRGEAESIIGIVRSQLGLALGSIFRAADQRPEPERSKRR, from the coding sequence ATGACGGAGGGAGATGCGGTGGAGGAAGGGCTGGCGCGGCTCTTTGAGGTGGGGCGGGAAGCGTGGCCGTCCTTGCCGCTGCCGTTCGAGGTGTTCGTGCGGCACGTCATGTGCCACCTCCCCAAACGGAACCCCCCCGAGCGCCTGCTCCCGGCGCTGCATGGAGCGGATCTGTACCTGGCCTGTGCATGCAAGGAGGGAGTCCCGGGCGCTGCGTCCGCTTTCCAAGCGAGCCATGGGGCCACGGTGGAGGCGGCGCTGCGCGGCCGGAACGTGCCACCGGACGAGCGCGGGGAGCTGACGCAGGCCTTTTGGGAGAAGCTCCTCGTGGGGCAGCAGGGCGTACCGGCGAAGATCGGGGACTACTCGGGGCGCGGGCCGCTGGGAGGCTGGGTGAGGGTGGCGGCGGTTCGCGCGGCGCTCAATTACCACGAGCAGAAGAAGAGCGACCCGCTGGGGGCGAGAGCGCCCATGGACGCGCAGCGCGAGCCCACCACGCAGGATCCCGAGCTCGACTTCCTCAAGGCGCACTACCGGGACGAGGTCCAGCAGGCGCTGAAGGATGCGCTGGCGGGGCTCGAGGCCGACGAGCGAAACGTGTTGCGGCTGCACTTCCTGGATGGGTTGAGCACCGAGCGGATCGCCACGGTGTACGGGGTGCACCGGGCGACGGTGGCGCGCTGGGTCACGCGAGGCCGAGAGGCGCTGCTGACCGGGACGCACCAACTGCTCATGGAGCGCATGCGCATCGGGCGGGGCGAGGCCGAGAGCATCATCGGCATCGTGAGGAGCCAGCTGGGCCTGGCCCTGGGCAGCATCTTCCGGGCCGCGGATCAGCGTCCCGAACCCGAGCGCTCCAAGAGGCGTTGA
- a CDS encoding PilZ domain-containing protein, whose amino-acid sequence MPEEAATSVEVRYASRRALLTAAKTERGSLTLFVPSPHMVFQDARVKLFVTFGDTSERFELEGVALETTRKMGRDGKGGFLVGFVGDHKRRAAEVFAFCAQRPLSMGTASRERIPIRKNCQLKLGDRQLPAELRDLSQTGAFIVGNNLSKIKEGEPVWLKVADGLFGIGGTWIEARVIWQGKKGEERGLGLRFTGNEAKQASAIQRLLERSGSGR is encoded by the coding sequence ATGCCCGAGGAAGCCGCCACGTCAGTCGAGGTCCGGTACGCCTCCCGCCGCGCCTTGTTGACCGCGGCGAAGACCGAGCGTGGATCGCTGACGCTCTTCGTTCCCAGCCCCCACATGGTGTTCCAAGACGCTCGTGTGAAGCTCTTCGTCACCTTCGGAGATACCTCCGAGCGCTTCGAGCTGGAAGGGGTGGCGTTGGAGACCACGCGGAAGATGGGCCGCGACGGCAAGGGCGGATTCCTGGTGGGCTTCGTCGGAGACCACAAGCGACGGGCCGCGGAGGTGTTCGCGTTCTGCGCGCAGCGTCCGCTGTCCATGGGCACCGCCTCGCGCGAGCGAATCCCCATCCGCAAGAACTGCCAGCTCAAGCTCGGAGACCGGCAGCTCCCCGCGGAGCTGAGGGACTTGTCCCAGACGGGTGCGTTCATCGTGGGCAACAACCTCAGCAAAATCAAAGAGGGCGAGCCCGTGTGGCTGAAGGTGGCCGATGGCCTGTTCGGCATCGGCGGGACGTGGATCGAGGCGCGGGTGATCTGGCAGGGCAAGAAGGGCGAAGAGCGAGGCCTGGGCCTGCGCTTCACGGGCAACGAGGCGAAGCAGGCCTCGGCCATTCAACGCCTCTTGGAGCGCTCGGGTTCGGGACGCTGA